A genomic region of Pyramidobacter porci contains the following coding sequences:
- the nikR gene encoding nickel-responsive transcriptional regulator NikR, which yields MYREKEPLIRFGVAVPENLLQSFDKRLESAGLPNRSEALRQLIREYVSRDTWQKGSGQVYGTITLTYNHHSNDVTARLTALQHDFGDIIVCTTHVHADHDHCLETVIVRGDVESVKRFIASLRALKAVSSVTPVIAVLV from the coding sequence ATGTACCGTGAAAAAGAACCGCTGATTCGTTTCGGCGTCGCCGTGCCGGAAAATCTTCTGCAGAGTTTCGACAAGCGCCTCGAAAGCGCCGGCCTCCCCAACCGCTCGGAGGCACTGCGCCAGCTGATCCGCGAGTACGTCAGCCGCGACACCTGGCAGAAAGGGTCGGGGCAAGTCTACGGCACGATCACGCTCACCTACAATCACCACAGCAACGACGTGACGGCGCGCCTCACCGCTCTTCAGCACGATTTCGGCGACATCATCGTGTGCACCACCCATGTCCACGCCGATCACGATCACTGCCTCGAGACCGTCATCGTCCGCGGCGACGTGGAAAGCGTAAAGAGATTTATCGCTTCGCTGCGCGCGCTCAAAGCCGTCAGCTCCGTCACTCCGGTGATCGCCGTCCTCGTCTGA
- a CDS encoding BCCT family transporter produces MSDKVSRNPLDHGRLDWSGCVDTKSNAVYYVSILITFAAVLWGLLSPDSFGTFAKSLFNGLTTYFGAGYMFFMNVFVIFCLFIAAGRFGKVRLGKAEDRPEYSNLAWFAMLFSAGMGVGLVFYGAAEPLIYFTNPPFGAAPESVQAARDALQISFFHWGLHPWAGYAVIAMPLAYYQFRYNAPGLISSIFIPLAGEKAVKGTFGKIVDILATFATLGGITTSLGLGTLQLNSGANTVFGLPKTTFVQVVIIAILAVLYTGSAVLGIKKGISKVADFNIRVCFILMALMFIVGPSLPIVESFMTGIGDFLSGLVEESFMMDPYGAGYQKHLANWTLYYWAWWIAWAPFVGAFVARISRGRTISEFIAGVLIVPALGSAVWFAIFGTSALHLELVQHVKIAAEVIKDVSVGAFELYKHYPLGTAMSYGMIVLITTFFVTSANSATFVLAAYCQHGTSDPSKAKMAIWGVLMGALAVVLLTTGGLINIQTISLCTAPPFAFIMFFSCWGFWKALNADERNGRL; encoded by the coding sequence ATGTCGGACAAAGTTTCACGGAATCCTCTCGACCACGGCCGGCTTGACTGGTCAGGCTGCGTTGATACCAAGAGCAACGCGGTTTATTACGTTTCGATATTGATCACTTTTGCGGCAGTCCTCTGGGGGCTGCTGTCGCCCGATTCCTTCGGCACTTTCGCCAAGTCGCTGTTCAACGGCCTGACGACTTATTTCGGCGCCGGATACATGTTCTTCATGAACGTTTTCGTCATCTTCTGCCTCTTCATCGCTGCCGGCCGTTTCGGCAAAGTCCGCCTGGGCAAGGCGGAGGACCGCCCCGAGTACAGCAATCTTGCCTGGTTCGCCATGCTGTTCTCGGCCGGCATGGGGGTGGGGCTGGTGTTTTACGGCGCCGCCGAGCCGCTGATTTATTTCACCAATCCGCCCTTTGGCGCAGCGCCCGAGTCCGTTCAGGCCGCCCGCGACGCGCTGCAGATCTCCTTCTTCCACTGGGGGCTGCACCCCTGGGCAGGTTACGCCGTTATCGCCATGCCGCTGGCCTACTATCAGTTCCGCTACAACGCGCCCGGTCTGATCAGTTCGATCTTCATCCCGCTGGCCGGAGAGAAGGCCGTCAAGGGGACGTTCGGCAAAATCGTCGACATTCTCGCCACGTTCGCCACGCTGGGCGGCATCACCACGTCTCTGGGCCTTGGCACGCTGCAGTTGAACTCGGGCGCCAACACCGTCTTCGGACTGCCCAAGACCACGTTCGTTCAGGTCGTCATCATCGCGATTCTTGCCGTGCTTTACACCGGTTCGGCCGTGCTCGGCATCAAAAAGGGCATTTCCAAGGTGGCCGATTTCAACATCCGCGTGTGCTTCATCCTCATGGCCCTGATGTTTATCGTCGGCCCTTCGCTGCCGATCGTCGAGTCTTTCATGACGGGTATCGGCGATTTCCTCAGCGGCTTGGTCGAAGAGAGCTTCATGATGGATCCCTACGGCGCCGGGTACCAGAAGCATCTCGCCAACTGGACGCTGTATTACTGGGCCTGGTGGATCGCCTGGGCGCCTTTCGTCGGCGCTTTCGTGGCCCGCATTTCCCGCGGCCGCACTATCAGCGAGTTCATCGCCGGCGTTCTGATCGTTCCCGCGCTCGGCAGCGCGGTCTGGTTCGCCATCTTCGGCACTTCGGCGCTGCATCTGGAGCTGGTCCAGCACGTCAAGATCGCGGCGGAGGTCATCAAGGACGTTTCCGTCGGCGCCTTCGAGCTGTACAAGCACTATCCTCTCGGCACCGCCATGTCTTACGGCATGATCGTGCTGATCACGACGTTCTTCGTCACTTCGGCCAATTCGGCCACGTTCGTTCTGGCCGCGTACTGCCAGCACGGCACCAGCGATCCGTCCAAGGCCAAGATGGCCATCTGGGGCGTCCTCATGGGCGCTCTGGCCGTCGTGCTTTTGACCACCGGCGGCCTGATCAACATTCAGACCATCTCGTTGTGCACGGCGCCTCCGTTCGCGTTCATCATGTTCTTCTCCTGCTGGGGCTTTTGGAAAGCCCTCAACGCCGACGAGCGGAACGGGCGTCTGTAA
- a CDS encoding glycine/sarcosine/betaine reductase component B subunit codes for MRLEIGAFHVTDIKFGDHTGYSKGILTVNKEELLKVVKEDEHITTADLKIVHPGDEVVLCPVKEALEMRCKVSGGHGIFPGVLSEMEIAGSGRTHCLQDCSLLVVGEHWGGFQDGLIAMGGKYQHHTIFGDMPNLVLVADTDEEFEKREQQKKNHALRWAGMRLAEYVGQCVKDLEPENIEVYDLPALNERGPEVDKLPRVVYLLQPQTQMETMGYNTLIYGWDGNHILPTFMHPNELLDGCMVSGSFMPTSSKISTYEFAVNPMIKKLYEQHGKTINFLGVVMSTLNVKMDEKVRCAKMAGQICSSLGVDAAVVVEEGYGNPDVDYTAMLVELERLGIKTIGLSDECTGRDGASQPLVSMNPATDALVTTGNVSQMYEFPKMEVIGELEALARDGNSGGWEGCIHPDGSFVMENNGMFCANHISGYSKRTCADF; via the coding sequence ATGAGACTTGAAATCGGAGCCTTTCATGTGACCGACATCAAGTTCGGCGACCATACGGGCTACAGCAAGGGCATTCTCACCGTCAACAAGGAAGAACTGCTCAAGGTCGTCAAGGAAGACGAGCACATCACCACCGCCGATCTGAAGATCGTACATCCCGGCGACGAAGTGGTGCTCTGCCCCGTCAAGGAAGCGCTGGAAATGCGCTGTAAAGTATCCGGCGGCCACGGGATCTTCCCCGGCGTGCTGTCCGAGATGGAGATCGCCGGTTCCGGCCGCACGCATTGTCTGCAGGACTGCTCGCTGCTCGTCGTCGGCGAACATTGGGGGGGATTCCAGGACGGTCTGATCGCCATGGGCGGCAAGTATCAACATCACACCATCTTCGGCGATATGCCCAATCTGGTGCTGGTGGCCGACACCGACGAAGAGTTCGAAAAGCGTGAGCAGCAGAAGAAAAACCACGCCCTGCGCTGGGCCGGCATGCGCCTTGCCGAATACGTTGGCCAGTGCGTGAAAGATCTCGAACCCGAGAACATCGAAGTCTACGACCTGCCCGCCCTGAACGAACGCGGCCCCGAAGTGGACAAGCTGCCCCGCGTGGTTTATCTGCTCCAGCCGCAGACCCAGATGGAGACGATGGGCTACAACACGCTGATCTACGGCTGGGACGGCAACCACATCCTGCCCACCTTCATGCATCCCAACGAGCTGCTCGACGGCTGCATGGTGTCGGGTTCCTTCATGCCCACGTCCTCGAAAATCTCGACCTACGAGTTCGCCGTCAATCCGATGATCAAGAAGCTCTACGAGCAGCACGGCAAGACCATCAATTTCCTCGGCGTCGTCATGTCCACGCTGAACGTGAAAATGGACGAAAAGGTCCGCTGCGCCAAGATGGCCGGTCAGATCTGTTCCTCGCTCGGCGTCGACGCCGCGGTCGTCGTCGAAGAAGGGTACGGCAACCCCGACGTCGATTACACCGCCATGCTGGTCGAGCTCGAGCGCCTCGGCATCAAGACCATCGGCCTGTCGGACGAGTGCACCGGCCGCGACGGCGCGTCTCAGCCCCTCGTCTCCATGAATCCCGCCACCGACGCGCTGGTGACCACCGGCAACGTCTCGCAAATGTACGAGTTCCCGAAGATGGAAGTGATCGGCGAGCTCGAAGCGCTGGCCCGCGACGGAAACTCCGGCGGCTGGGAAGGCTGCATCCATCCCGACGGCTCCTTCGTGATGGAAAACAACGGCATGTTCTGCGCCAACCACATCAGCGGCTACTCCAAGAGAACCTGCGCTGATTTTTAA
- a CDS encoding papain-like cysteine protease family protein, producing the protein MATYAEKEKLPLPPLWELTRHEAAIVATRWNADPIIHVPEGYNLESDASAFFKAADCPNSPYFPELDFYHMYSQGSRTILPCFRTYQQTRDYSCASAVALMVMYHFGYYDWRELEIADKMAAFHGLPTESRRPIPVKDLVHFFEAIGWDVQSNLPFAAKAPQDAAPYNPWRCAEAKSFPTLDSFARFCRRTLREGAPIMVENIDWGAHWRVIIGYDDMGTGNPAHGVLILADPHDTADHCQDGYVVEHIDKFYSTWYDIFVMERDECTQPWVVACPPRKEGGLWPCTVKKNR; encoded by the coding sequence ATGGCAACATATGCAGAAAAAGAGAAACTGCCGCTCCCGCCGCTGTGGGAACTGACCAGGCACGAGGCGGCCATTGTCGCGACGCGGTGGAACGCCGATCCGATCATTCATGTGCCCGAAGGCTACAACCTCGAATCGGACGCGTCGGCCTTTTTCAAGGCGGCCGACTGCCCCAACTCGCCTTATTTTCCGGAGCTGGATTTTTACCACATGTACAGCCAAGGCTCGCGCACGATCCTGCCCTGTTTTCGCACCTACCAGCAGACGCGCGATTACAGCTGCGCCTCGGCCGTAGCGCTGATGGTCATGTATCACTTCGGTTATTACGACTGGCGGGAGCTGGAAATCGCCGACAAGATGGCGGCCTTTCACGGCTTGCCCACGGAGTCGCGCCGCCCGATCCCGGTCAAAGATCTGGTTCATTTCTTCGAGGCGATCGGCTGGGACGTGCAGTCAAACCTGCCCTTCGCCGCCAAAGCGCCGCAAGACGCCGCGCCCTATAATCCGTGGCGTTGCGCCGAGGCCAAAAGCTTCCCGACGCTGGACAGCTTCGCGCGTTTTTGCCGCCGAACGCTGCGCGAAGGCGCTCCGATTATGGTCGAGAACATCGACTGGGGCGCGCATTGGCGGGTCATCATCGGCTACGACGACATGGGCACGGGCAATCCCGCCCACGGCGTGCTGATCCTCGCCGACCCGCACGACACGGCCGACCATTGCCAGGACGGCTACGTGGTGGAACACATCGACAAGTTTTACAGCACCTGGTACGATATTTTCGTCATGGAACGGGACGAGTGCACCCAGCCCTGGGTCGTCGCCTGTCCGCCCCGAAAGGAAGGAGGCCTTTGGCCATGTACCGTGAAAAAGAACCGCTGA
- a CDS encoding MATE family efflux transporter — MGSAPIPRLILRFALPATVGVLANALYNIVDRVFIGHYVGAEGLAAISVVFPIILLVVAFSALIGVGTASQISRNLGAQDLERAEIAFGNGLTATAFFLALTVPPLLIWLPEVVRLCGATERIMPLTETYLKITGPAIPFQFFGMVLAAAMRAEGHPRHVMWSMVLGSLLNVVLDWWFIAGLGMGVAGAAWGTAGAQLFALLWLLAFYARRCGALRLTLDRFRPRHAVIAEMCAVGLSPFLINVFFSVMLTAFNLLLGKYGGEMAISAMGIFFGLDSLLFMPVTGIGEGAMPIIGYNYGARNFARLRETVKIALLLSIGYYILSEAAAMLWAEKLASLFTDDNPELIALTARCMRIGYAALPFSGAAIIIGYTLEALGRARASFCFNLIRQLVGIALIVILPRFLGVDGVWITFPAIDLVGGLAAALLLRREARNLHRTKNCGVGIKASAAHTPNP, encoded by the coding sequence ATGGGCAGCGCGCCCATTCCCCGCCTGATCCTCCGCTTCGCCCTGCCGGCTACGGTCGGGGTGTTGGCCAACGCCCTTTACAACATCGTCGACCGCGTCTTCATCGGCCATTACGTCGGCGCCGAAGGGCTGGCGGCTATTTCCGTCGTCTTTCCCATCATCCTGCTGGTCGTCGCCTTCAGCGCCCTGATCGGCGTGGGCACGGCGTCGCAGATTTCGCGCAATCTCGGCGCGCAGGATCTGGAGCGGGCCGAAATCGCTTTCGGCAACGGCCTCACGGCCACCGCTTTTTTTCTGGCGCTGACGGTGCCGCCGCTGCTGATATGGCTGCCCGAAGTCGTGCGCCTGTGCGGTGCGACGGAGCGCATCATGCCGCTGACGGAAACTTATCTGAAGATCACCGGCCCCGCCATTCCCTTCCAGTTTTTCGGCATGGTTCTGGCCGCCGCCATGCGAGCCGAAGGGCATCCGCGCCACGTCATGTGGTCGATGGTGCTCGGCTCGCTGCTCAACGTCGTCCTGGATTGGTGGTTCATCGCCGGGCTCGGCATGGGCGTGGCCGGCGCCGCATGGGGGACGGCGGGAGCCCAGCTCTTCGCCCTCCTCTGGTTGCTGGCCTTCTACGCGCGGCGCTGCGGCGCGCTGCGGCTGACGCTCGACCGTTTCCGTCCCCGCCACGCCGTGATAGCGGAAATGTGCGCCGTGGGGCTGTCCCCCTTCCTGATCAACGTTTTCTTCTCGGTTATGCTGACGGCCTTCAACCTGCTGCTGGGCAAATACGGCGGCGAGATGGCCATATCCGCCATGGGCATCTTCTTCGGCCTCGACAGCCTGCTTTTCATGCCCGTCACCGGCATCGGCGAAGGCGCCATGCCGATCATCGGCTACAATTACGGCGCGCGCAACTTCGCGCGCCTGCGCGAGACCGTGAAGATCGCCCTGCTGCTCTCGATCGGCTACTATATTTTGTCCGAAGCGGCGGCGATGCTCTGGGCCGAGAAACTGGCCTCCCTCTTCACCGACGACAATCCCGAGCTGATTGCCCTCACGGCCCGCTGCATGCGCATCGGCTACGCCGCCCTTCCCTTCAGCGGTGCCGCGATCATCATCGGCTATACGCTCGAGGCGCTCGGGCGGGCGCGGGCGTCTTTCTGTTTCAACCTGATCCGCCAGCTCGTCGGCATCGCGCTGATCGTCATCCTGCCGAGATTCCTCGGCGTCGACGGCGTCTGGATCACCTTCCCAGCCATCGACCTTGTCGGCGGTCTCGCCGCCGCGCTGCTGCTGCGCCGCGAAGCGCGGAACCTGCATCGAACGAAAAACTGCGGCGTCGGGATAAAAGCCTCCGCCGCGCACACTCCAAATCCATGA
- a CDS encoding response regulator codes for MSIRVLLADDHEMFLEGLQELLGKADDIELAGLARDGAEVVAAAERLQPDVVLMDMTMPRLNGIQATQKIAAGSSGTKVLVLSMHGDKNLIVESLKAGARGYVLKECSSQELCLAIQTVANGQYYLTPTILSTLIGDYLRLTESEAQSSNCPLSDRELDVLKLLVNGCNAKQIAEQLSISKNTVDTHRRHILDKLGCNSMAELTRYAIREGYLDLS; via the coding sequence ATGAGTATTCGCGTACTTCTGGCCGACGATCACGAAATGTTTCTTGAAGGCCTGCAGGAACTGCTCGGCAAAGCGGATGACATCGAGCTGGCGGGGTTGGCCCGCGACGGCGCGGAGGTCGTCGCGGCGGCGGAGCGCCTGCAGCCCGACGTGGTGCTCATGGACATGACGATGCCGCGGCTGAACGGCATCCAGGCGACGCAGAAGATTGCCGCCGGCTCGTCCGGCACGAAGGTGCTGGTGCTGTCCATGCACGGCGACAAGAATCTGATCGTCGAGAGCCTGAAGGCCGGGGCCCGCGGCTACGTACTGAAAGAGTGTTCGTCGCAGGAGCTGTGCCTGGCCATCCAAACCGTCGCGAACGGGCAGTATTACCTGACGCCGACGATCCTTTCGACGCTCATCGGAGATTATCTGCGCCTGACCGAGAGCGAGGCCCAGTCCTCGAACTGCCCGCTGTCGGACCGAGAGCTGGACGTGCTGAAGCTGCTCGTCAACGGCTGCAATGCCAAACAGATCGCCGAACAGCTCAGCATCAGCAAAAACACGGTGGACACTCACCGCCGCCACATCCTCGACAAGCTTGGCTGCAACAGCATGGCCGAGCTGACGCGCTACGCCATCCGCGAAGGCTATCTCGACCTCAGCTGA
- a CDS encoding glycine/betaine/sarcosine/D-proline family reductase selenoprotein B: MLKAIHYINQFFGQVGGEDAADAKPIFHDNLVGCSMMLNQMVKPDIEVTNTIVCGDNYITNHTDEALKEIFAWLDTKKFDIFFAGPAFMAGRYGVGCGIMCKAVAERYHVPVITSMNEENPGVEEYKSVCYIFKGGRKATFMKDDVTAMAAFAKKIAKGEELLPAAQEGYFPRGIRAEIPQPDGRIAADRVIDMLLKKLKGEPFQTELIIPKMEKIPPAPALKDLSHATVALVSSSGVVPVDNPDRIQSASAQKWGKYDISKLDNLPEGVFKTIHAGFDPAAMCHIPDRGIPVDAMRYFEKQGKIGKLYDYYYVTVGTGTTQAFAAKFGKEIAAELHAAKVDAVVLTATUGTCTRCGATMGKEIEKSGIPVVVMCNLIDVAKTVGANRMVQTVSVPYPLGDPELSAEAEWQLRTSRVEAALNALATDITEPTVFPSKF; the protein is encoded by the coding sequence ATGCTGAAAGCGATTCACTACATCAACCAGTTCTTCGGCCAAGTCGGCGGCGAAGACGCGGCTGACGCCAAGCCCATTTTCCACGACAATCTCGTCGGCTGCTCGATGATGCTGAACCAGATGGTGAAGCCCGACATCGAAGTCACCAACACCATCGTCTGCGGCGACAACTACATCACCAACCACACCGACGAGGCCCTGAAAGAGATCTTCGCCTGGCTCGACACGAAGAAATTCGACATCTTCTTCGCCGGTCCCGCCTTCATGGCCGGACGTTACGGCGTCGGCTGCGGCATCATGTGCAAGGCGGTGGCCGAGCGCTATCACGTGCCCGTGATCACCTCCATGAACGAGGAGAACCCCGGCGTCGAAGAGTACAAATCCGTGTGCTACATCTTCAAGGGCGGCCGCAAGGCGACTTTCATGAAGGACGACGTGACCGCCATGGCCGCGTTCGCCAAGAAGATCGCCAAGGGCGAAGAGCTTCTGCCCGCCGCTCAGGAAGGCTATTTCCCCCGCGGCATCCGCGCCGAGATCCCTCAGCCCGACGGGCGCATCGCCGCCGATCGCGTCATCGACATGCTGCTCAAGAAGCTCAAGGGCGAGCCGTTCCAGACCGAGCTGATCATTCCCAAGATGGAGAAGATCCCCCCCGCCCCCGCGCTCAAGGATCTGTCTCACGCCACCGTCGCGCTCGTTTCCTCCTCCGGCGTCGTGCCCGTGGACAATCCCGACCGCATCCAGAGCGCTTCCGCCCAGAAGTGGGGCAAGTACGACATCTCCAAGCTCGACAACCTGCCCGAGGGCGTGTTCAAGACGATCCACGCCGGCTTCGACCCCGCCGCCATGTGCCACATTCCCGATCGCGGCATCCCTGTGGATGCTATGCGCTACTTCGAGAAGCAGGGCAAGATCGGCAAACTCTATGATTATTACTATGTGACTGTTGGCACCGGCACGACCCAGGCTTTTGCTGCCAAGTTCGGCAAAGAGATCGCCGCCGAGCTTCACGCCGCCAAAGTCGACGCCGTCGTGCTTACCGCCACCTGAGGCACGTGCACTCGTTGCGGGGCAACGATGGGCAAAGAAATCGAAAAAAGCGGTATTCCCGTGGTCGTGATGTGCAATTTGATTGACGTGGCCAAGACCGTCGGCGCCAACCGCATGGTCCAGACCGTGTCCGTTCCCTATCCGCTGGGCGATCCCGAACTGAGCGCCGAAGCCGAGTGGCAGCTGCGCACCAGCCGCGTCGAGGCGGCTCTGAACGCTCTGGCGACGGATATTACCGAACCGACGGTGTTCCCCTCCAAGTTCTGA